A genomic stretch from Sphingobacterium sp. ML3W includes:
- a CDS encoding cytidine deaminase translates to MTNKLKEIASGLAGTKKLNDFVEYAGVAAAIETVAGNIYTGISIDTACSMGFCAEHSAVAEMLKHHEFQVRAFVAVDATGNAVPPCGRCRELISQLTKTNLDAIVEVKNGVFKSLKELLPFDWKDDLDRNW, encoded by the coding sequence ATGACAAACAAATTAAAAGAAATAGCAAGCGGGCTTGCCGGTACAAAAAAATTAAATGACTTTGTTGAATATGCTGGTGTGGCAGCTGCTATAGAAACAGTGGCAGGTAATATTTATACTGGAATCAGCATTGATACGGCTTGCTCCATGGGATTTTGCGCTGAGCATAGCGCTGTTGCCGAAATGCTGAAACACCATGAATTTCAAGTCAGGGCATTTGTTGCGGTGGATGCTACGGGAAATGCCGTTCCTCCCTGTGGGCGTTGTAGAGAATTGATAAGCCAGCTTACCAAGACTAATCTTGATGCAATCGTGGAAGTGAAAAATGGAGTATTCAAATCCTTAAAGGAATTATTGCCTTTTGACTGGAAAGATGATCTCGACAGGAATTGGTGA
- a CDS encoding GrpB family protein has product MHDHDLRIAHLHAFVKGSSDWKRHLALRDYLIAHPTIRESYQELKEKLTQLDWKDGNDYNMGKDLFLKAQEKIALAWYKERI; this is encoded by the coding sequence TTGCATGATCATGACCTTCGTATCGCACATTTGCATGCATTTGTAAAGGGTTCGTCCGATTGGAAAAGACACCTCGCATTACGCGACTATCTAATCGCACACCCAACGATCCGGGAAAGCTATCAGGAGCTCAAAGAAAAATTAACTCAACTCGATTGGAAGGATGGAAATGATTATAATATGGGGAAAGATCTATTTTTAAAAGCACAGGAAAAAATCGCTTTGGCCTGGTACAAGGAGAGGATCTAA
- a CDS encoding GNAT family N-acetyltransferase, with protein sequence MILDTFPILTTERLYLRQIQHSDAPALFSYFSKDEVTLYFDLPTFRHMDEAYELVKTWQKNFIQKEAIRWAICLKDNPDQLIGSCGFHNFSNEHFRAEIGYELHPDFWQQGIMTEAISTIISFGFDSYKLNRIEAFIDPDNLASRRLLEKMNLVSEGILHDYFFEKGRFVDGEIFALLKKNYIQPTSFRQIV encoded by the coding sequence ATGATATTGGATACTTTCCCAATTTTAACAACAGAACGTCTTTATTTACGTCAAATCCAACATTCGGATGCTCCTGCTCTATTTTCTTATTTTTCAAAAGATGAGGTAACATTATATTTCGATTTACCAACCTTCCGGCATATGGACGAGGCTTATGAGCTTGTAAAAACCTGGCAGAAAAATTTTATACAAAAAGAGGCCATCCGTTGGGCGATTTGTTTAAAGGACAATCCGGATCAGCTCATTGGTTCTTGTGGTTTTCATAATTTTTCCAACGAGCATTTCCGTGCAGAGATCGGCTATGAACTTCATCCTGACTTCTGGCAACAGGGCATTATGACAGAAGCTATTTCCACTATTATTTCTTTTGGTTTCGACAGTTATAAACTCAATCGTATAGAGGCTTTTATTGACCCGGACAACTTAGCTTCCCGTAGGTTGCTTGAAAAAATGAATCTTGTTTCCGAAGGAATTCTCCATGACTATTTCTTTGAGAAGGGGCGTTTCGTAGATGGTGAGATATTTGCCTTGCTTAAAAAGAACTATATCCAGCCTACTTCCTTTCGCCAGATCGTATAA
- a CDS encoding GrpB family protein produces MILPFEPYDPKWKKQFESIKLELQFLLKPLNPQIDHIGSTAVEGLSAKPIIDIQIGVENETDLDWLPGLLKLPNIVYYEKYNQD; encoded by the coding sequence ATGATATTACCTTTTGAACCCTATGATCCAAAATGGAAAAAACAATTTGAATCCATTAAACTAGAGCTACAATTTCTATTGAAACCGTTAAACCCTCAAATTGATCATATCGGCAGTACTGCGGTGGAAGGTCTTTCAGCGAAACCAATTATTGATATACAGATCGGGGTGGAAAACGAAACTGATTTAGACTGGTTACCGGGTTTATTGAAACTACCGAATATTGTTTACTATGAAAAATATAATCAGGACTGA
- a CDS encoding histidine kinase: protein MEERLVTNKGRWYSKRYLQEFILFTAMFLLTMLHEWMKIDTIIDFIKGLVFFSLLYMQAQLHRHFFFSFFIKKKYFIYVIGAVFSTLTGAALLVVVNYFWIDTAYYERGEISVFQDFAYQIMLCVISTFTMLSFFLLRQYANEVEKRNEAQLMLSEINVKYLHAQLNPHFFFNMFNNLYGVSLTEPSRTPELILKLSQLMRYQLENANRDTISLKEEVAFIANYVAMEKERIGKRCAIRYTVSGEDDEFNHYRIAPLLLITLIENAFKHSLTNQRKWYVDILITFINGSLTVDIKNSLADKLLKNNSTGLGLVNTHQRLALLYPAQYKLHCVEIAHDYHTVLTLNLKSSAYE from the coding sequence ATGGAAGAACGTCTCGTGACAAACAAAGGTCGGTGGTATTCAAAGCGGTATTTACAGGAGTTTATACTGTTTACCGCCATGTTTTTGCTGACCATGCTCCATGAATGGATGAAAATTGACACCATTATTGATTTTATCAAAGGCTTAGTATTTTTTAGCCTATTGTATATGCAGGCACAGTTGCACCGTCACTTCTTTTTCTCATTCTTCATTAAGAAAAAGTATTTTATCTATGTGATCGGTGCTGTTTTTTCGACTTTAACTGGAGCAGCCCTCTTGGTTGTTGTTAATTATTTTTGGATAGATACTGCCTATTATGAAAGAGGGGAGATATCCGTATTCCAGGATTTTGCCTACCAAATTATGCTATGTGTGATAAGTACATTTACAATGCTATCTTTTTTCCTCTTACGTCAATACGCCAATGAGGTTGAGAAAAGAAATGAAGCACAACTGATGTTAAGTGAGATCAATGTGAAATATTTACATGCACAGCTAAATCCCCATTTTTTCTTTAATATGTTCAACAACCTTTATGGGGTGAGCTTAACTGAGCCGTCCCGTACACCTGAATTGATCTTGAAACTATCGCAATTGATGCGATATCAGTTGGAAAATGCCAATAGAGATACAATTAGTTTAAAGGAGGAAGTTGCTTTTATCGCTAATTACGTTGCTATGGAGAAAGAACGTATTGGCAAACGCTGTGCGATAAGGTATACAGTATCGGGGGAGGATGATGAATTTAACCACTATCGGATTGCACCATTACTTTTGATCACATTGATTGAAAATGCCTTTAAACATAGTCTTACAAACCAAAGGAAATGGTACGTAGATATCCTAATTACTTTTATCAACGGTTCATTGACAGTGGATATCAAAAATTCGTTGGCGGACAAACTGCTAAAGAATAATTCCACAGGTCTCGGTTTAGTGAATACGCACCAACGTTTGGCATTGCTTTATCCTGCGCAATACAAATTGCATTGTGTTGAAATAGCGCATGATTACCATACTGTTTTAACATTAAATTTAAAATCTTCAGCATATGAATGA
- a CDS encoding deoxyribodipyrimidine photo-lyase, producing the protein MEKSKVVVFWFRRDLRLEDNVGLSQALGKGFPVLPIFIFDEDILGRLEDKLDRRVDYIHQALDGINKKLREYGATLTTFHGSPLAIFKALHEQYNIQEVYCNSDYEPKAIRRDRTIVEFFNAAGIPFNAVKDQVIFDKHELLKNDGTPYTVYTPYAKRWREKLTVEDYQSTDQIEGHFFRQTYAPIIPLEKIGFKKTDLTFEPPHLNAAIINTYDRYRDYPALQGTTNLGIALRFGTISIRRCVAFAKQHNEVWLSELIWREFFMQILFHFPNVVNESFKKKYDDILWRNDETDFERWCQGKTGYPLVDAGMRQLNSTGCMHNRVRMVAASFLCKHLLIDWRWGEAYFAQKLNDYDLSANNGNWQWAAGSGCDAAPYFRVFNPIIQAEKFDKKQEYSRQWIPELGTIDYPEPIIAHPIARERALKTYAAALK; encoded by the coding sequence ATGGAGAAAAGTAAAGTTGTGGTGTTTTGGTTCCGTCGGGACCTTCGTTTGGAAGACAATGTAGGATTATCTCAGGCATTGGGGAAGGGGTTTCCTGTGTTGCCGATATTTATATTCGATGAAGATATTTTAGGCCGATTGGAAGATAAGTTGGACCGACGTGTAGATTATATCCATCAGGCTCTTGATGGAATAAATAAAAAATTAAGGGAATATGGGGCTACTTTAACGACCTTTCATGGTAGTCCTTTGGCAATTTTTAAAGCATTGCATGAGCAATACAATATTCAGGAAGTCTATTGTAATAGCGATTACGAACCTAAAGCGATCCGACGGGATCGAACGATCGTTGAATTTTTCAATGCTGCTGGAATTCCATTTAATGCTGTAAAAGATCAGGTTATTTTTGATAAACATGAACTATTGAAAAATGATGGTACACCCTACACCGTTTATACACCTTATGCAAAAAGATGGCGGGAGAAATTAACGGTAGAAGATTATCAATCCACAGATCAAATAGAGGGGCATTTTTTTCGGCAGACGTACGCGCCGATAATTCCCTTGGAAAAAATAGGGTTTAAAAAGACGGATTTGACTTTTGAACCGCCACATCTGAATGCAGCTATTATTAATACCTACGATAGGTATCGTGATTATCCTGCCTTACAAGGAACGACCAACTTGGGTATTGCGCTTCGTTTCGGAACAATTAGTATTCGTCGCTGTGTTGCTTTTGCAAAACAGCATAATGAGGTCTGGCTGTCTGAATTGATCTGGCGGGAGTTTTTTATGCAGATCTTATTTCATTTTCCAAATGTGGTCAACGAATCCTTTAAAAAGAAATACGACGATATCCTGTGGCGCAACGATGAAACGGATTTTGAACGCTGGTGTCAAGGAAAAACAGGTTACCCTTTGGTCGATGCGGGTATGCGGCAATTGAACAGTACCGGTTGTATGCATAATCGTGTACGTATGGTTGCTGCTAGTTTTCTATGCAAGCATTTATTGATTGATTGGCGATGGGGAGAGGCCTATTTTGCGCAAAAGCTCAATGATTATGATTTATCTGCGAATAACGGGAACTGGCAATGGGCAGCAGGGAGTGGTTGCGATGCCGCTCCATATTTTAGGGTGTTTAACCCAATCATTCAGGCCGAAAAATTTGATAAAAAACAAGAATATAGTAGACAATGGATTCCCGAACTTGGGACAATAGATTATCCCGAACCTATTATAGCACATCCGATCGCTAGAGAACGTGCGCTAAAAACTTATGCAGCAGCATTGAAGTAA
- a CDS encoding DUF6624 domain-containing protein has product MILYDKLANELLRLAEDDLILRNELAGKGELQKGYHPAMEAVHRDNAKRLRGIITEIGYPGISKVGTKASEAAWLIVQHAISEPDFMQHCYQLMINEKEDINPAHIAYLYDRIHYFKSKPQRFGTQLTTDGRIYPVEDKENLNKQRLQMNLPELSQVKLDTVYDLDQLTTLDQQDMDYTIWRKEVGWI; this is encoded by the coding sequence ATGATATTATACGACAAGTTAGCGAACGAACTGCTTCGATTAGCAGAGGATGATCTCATATTACGGAATGAACTGGCCGGGAAGGGGGAACTTCAAAAGGGCTATCATCCCGCAATGGAGGCTGTTCACCGTGATAACGCGAAGCGATTACGCGGAATAATTACCGAGATAGGTTATCCAGGTATTTCAAAAGTAGGAACAAAGGCCAGTGAGGCGGCATGGTTAATTGTCCAACATGCTATCTCAGAACCCGATTTCATGCAACACTGCTATCAACTGATGATCAATGAAAAAGAGGACATCAACCCTGCTCATATAGCCTATTTATACGATAGAATACATTATTTTAAGAGCAAACCACAGCGTTTTGGAACACAACTGACCACTGATGGCAGAATCTATCCAGTCGAGGACAAAGAGAACCTCAATAAACAGCGTTTGCAGATGAATTTACCCGAGCTTTCACAGGTAAAACTTGATACAGTGTATGATTTAGATCAGCTGACGACTTTGGATCAGCAGGATATGGATTATACGATCTGGCGAAAGGAAGTAGGCTGGATATAG
- a CDS encoding TetR/AcrR family transcriptional regulator, with translation MQQENIREEIILSSMKVFETYGFTRVSMQDISKACGKGRSTLYYYFTSKMDVFDAIAECLCQQVFTIAKESYSREASLEENLVGFLRAKLREINLITKRFHLAFEDMKSDPALMVSKTRYMLDDEIELIRNMIRVAIAKGEIQFLEEKDILFLSEMLVTTSRCFEQEVLLFDRFPDFEARLAWLTSICVKGLK, from the coding sequence ATGCAACAGGAAAATATTAGGGAAGAAATTATTCTTTCGTCGATGAAAGTGTTTGAAACTTATGGTTTTACGCGGGTTTCTATGCAGGATATTTCTAAAGCCTGTGGTAAGGGACGTAGTACACTGTATTATTATTTTACGAGCAAGATGGACGTTTTTGACGCGATAGCCGAATGTTTATGTCAGCAAGTGTTTACAATAGCCAAAGAAAGTTATAGCCGGGAAGCTTCTCTAGAGGAGAATCTGGTTGGTTTTCTAAGGGCTAAATTGCGTGAGATCAATTTGATTACCAAACGTTTTCACTTGGCTTTTGAGGATATGAAATCCGATCCGGCTTTGATGGTCTCCAAGACACGTTATATGTTGGATGATGAAATTGAATTGATTCGTAATATGATCAGGGTCGCTATTGCCAAAGGGGAAATCCAGTTTCTTGAAGAAAAGGATATTCTGTTTCTCTCAGAGATGTTGGTAACGACATCCCGTTGTTTTGAGCAGGAAGTATTGCTTTTTGATCGGTTTCCTGACTTTGAGGCGCGGCTTGCCTGGTTGACTAGTATATGTGTAAAGGGGTTAAAATAA
- a CDS encoding alpha/beta fold hydrolase, giving the protein MKELLHSKIYGAENGGTPLVVLHGLFGMADNWGSFGRSFGEKRQIHLLDLRNHGRSFHSDGMSVEEMVEDLGAYIASIGAEKVLLLGHSLGGKVAMQFAIEHPEQVEKLIIADIAPKAYPPHHEDIFNALCAVDINSMDNRKDVQTKLESYLDDPGVIQFLLKNVFIKEDRKLGWRFNLDVLQRKYADFITIGVKAGIYAGPALFLAGEKSRYILPEDKVKIKEQFPDVSFETIPNAGHWVQAENPQAFDAFVAAFLDQ; this is encoded by the coding sequence GTGAAAGAATTACTACACAGCAAAATATACGGCGCAGAAAATGGTGGGACACCGCTTGTTGTTCTGCATGGCCTTTTTGGTATGGCGGACAACTGGGGATCTTTTGGCCGTAGCTTTGGAGAAAAAAGACAGATACATTTACTTGACCTGCGCAATCATGGTCGAAGTTTTCACAGTGACGGCATGTCCGTTGAGGAAATGGTTGAAGACTTGGGCGCATATATTGCTTCAATCGGTGCAGAAAAAGTCTTATTATTGGGCCATTCTCTCGGCGGTAAAGTTGCCATGCAATTTGCCATTGAGCATCCGGAACAGGTTGAAAAATTGATTATTGCGGATATAGCTCCCAAGGCTTATCCACCACATCATGAAGATATTTTTAACGCTCTTTGTGCGGTTGATATCAATAGTATGGACAACCGAAAAGATGTACAGACAAAACTCGAAAGCTACCTTGATGATCCTGGAGTAATTCAATTTTTGTTAAAAAACGTCTTTATTAAAGAAGACCGTAAATTGGGTTGGCGTTTCAACCTGGATGTTCTACAGCGGAAATATGCAGATTTCATTACAATAGGTGTAAAAGCTGGAATTTATGCTGGCCCTGCCCTTTTTCTAGCAGGCGAAAAATCGCGCTACATTCTTCCTGAAGATAAAGTCAAAATCAAGGAGCAATTTCCAGATGTCAGCTTTGAAACAATACCAAATGCGGGACACTGGGTACAAGCTGAAAACCCACAAGCATTCGACGCTTTTGTTGCTGCTTTTTTGGATCAATAA
- the catA gene encoding type A chloramphenicol O-acetyltransferase: MEKIESAYKKINLVDWKRKEHFSVYRSQMKCGFSLTTKINITNLLPFIKENGYKFYPVMIYLITRAVNNHDAFKMAMKEEELIVWDHVNPIYTVLHPETETFSALSTVYDKDFAAFMANYNRVAERHANDLRFFPEAPPENHFNISAIPWINFDSFNLHIADFTDYFAPSFTIGKYQQQADEILMPIAIQVHHAVCDGIHVAKLIATLEAYCRDIGTVLKSQV; the protein is encoded by the coding sequence ATGGAAAAAATAGAATCAGCTTATAAGAAAATAAATTTAGTGGACTGGAAACGAAAAGAGCACTTTTCGGTCTATCGTAGCCAGATGAAATGCGGCTTTAGCCTTACAACAAAAATTAATATCACTAACCTGCTTCCTTTTATAAAGGAAAATGGCTATAAATTTTATCCTGTCATGATTTACCTAATTACAAGGGCCGTAAACAATCATGACGCTTTTAAGATGGCAATGAAGGAAGAGGAACTCATCGTTTGGGACCATGTAAATCCGATATATACTGTGCTACATCCAGAAACGGAAACTTTTTCAGCGCTATCGACTGTATACGATAAGGATTTTGCAGCGTTTATGGCCAATTACAATCGTGTAGCCGAAAGACATGCCAATGATTTACGTTTTTTTCCGGAGGCACCTCCAGAGAATCATTTTAATATTTCAGCAATTCCATGGATCAATTTTGATAGCTTTAACCTTCATATTGCCGACTTTACAGATTATTTTGCACCTTCCTTTACAATTGGAAAATATCAGCAACAAGCTGATGAAATCTTAATGCCTATAGCAATTCAGGTGCATCATGCTGTCTGTGATGGAATACATGTCGCTAAATTGATTGCGACATTGGAGGCATATTGTAGGGATATCGGGACAGTTCTTAAATCTCAGGTATAA
- a CDS encoding NAD(P)-dependent alcohol dehydrogenase, whose translation MSTFSIKAFGTEAPTADLKQLEVQRRAVTAKDVEIDILYCGVCHSDLHTARNEWGGTIYPNVPGHEIVGRITQVGSNVTKFKVGDLAGVGCMVDSCRECESCKEGLEQYCENGNIQTYNGHDKHLDKQTFGGYSERVVVDQDFVLHIPENLDLAATAPLLCAGITTYSPLRHWKVGPGQKVGIVGIGGLGHMGVKIAKAMGAHVVVITTSASKVEDAKRLGADEVILSTDQEQMKKNAGTLHFILDCVSAQHDINAYLSLLKRDGSLTLVGAPEHPLPVAPFSLIPTRKSFSGSMIGGIAETQEMLDFCGKHNITSDIELIRMQDINLAYDRLLKSDVKYRFVIDMDSLKNN comes from the coding sequence ATGAGTACATTTTCAATAAAAGCTTTCGGAACCGAGGCCCCGACGGCAGACTTAAAACAACTGGAGGTACAACGTCGTGCGGTCACGGCAAAAGATGTAGAAATTGATATTCTATACTGTGGCGTTTGTCACTCTGACTTACATACGGCACGTAATGAATGGGGTGGAACAATTTACCCCAATGTTCCTGGTCATGAGATCGTGGGACGGATTACACAAGTAGGATCCAATGTGACGAAATTTAAAGTTGGCGATCTTGCCGGTGTTGGCTGCATGGTTGACAGTTGTCGTGAATGTGAGAGTTGTAAAGAGGGATTGGAGCAATATTGTGAGAATGGAAATATCCAAACATACAATGGCCATGATAAGCATTTGGACAAACAGACCTTTGGCGGATATTCGGAGCGTGTCGTGGTGGATCAGGATTTTGTATTACATATTCCCGAAAACTTGGATTTAGCAGCGACTGCGCCTCTACTTTGTGCAGGTATCACAACATATTCGCCATTACGGCATTGGAAGGTTGGTCCCGGACAAAAAGTAGGCATCGTGGGCATTGGTGGTTTGGGACATATGGGCGTGAAAATAGCCAAAGCAATGGGCGCGCATGTCGTCGTGATCACAACTTCTGCAAGTAAAGTAGAAGATGCCAAACGCCTGGGTGCGGATGAAGTCATCTTGTCTACCGATCAGGAACAGATGAAAAAGAATGCTGGTACTTTGCATTTTATTTTGGATTGTGTCTCCGCGCAACACGATATCAACGCCTACTTGAGCCTATTGAAACGCGACGGCTCACTGACACTTGTCGGTGCTCCTGAACATCCACTGCCAGTAGCTCCATTTAGCTTAATCCCTACACGTAAAAGTTTCTCCGGATCGATGATCGGCGGTATTGCCGAAACGCAAGAAATGCTGGATTTCTGCGGAAAGCATAATATCACTTCAGATATAGAATTAATACGTATGCAGGATATCAATCTGGCTTACGACAGATTGTTAAAGAGCGATGTGAAATATCGTTTTGTTATCGATATGGATAGTTTAAAAAACAATTAA
- a CDS encoding GNAT family N-acetyltransferase, with translation MITENILIKDKNYTLYIGYQDNETLRLEFNRMTQHFWEFDFENYYQSGFWDDNCILYSLFDEDKIVAHATVSLFEQEGKKLLQLGTVMTDENYQRQGLSSFLLRRISNDFVHQTKGMFLFANNKVLDFYPKFDFFPVPEYTVFQTVKNTNMTTVLTKRKLNLDNAEDLKLFENLVEQAVSNTQFQTRSKGLALFYCYAYPTMGFKESIYYIEELNCAVVVQVENNILYMIELFSTNEVDLNAVISSFADFSFTEVVFGFTPKHTEGLEWRIWKEDDLQLFVTRELLSFFEEERMKVATLSHT, from the coding sequence ATGATCACGGAAAACATACTGATTAAGGATAAGAACTATACGCTGTACATTGGTTATCAGGACAACGAAACGTTACGATTGGAATTTAATCGAATGACACAACATTTTTGGGAGTTTGATTTTGAAAATTATTATCAATCTGGTTTTTGGGATGATAATTGTATCTTGTATTCTCTATTTGATGAGGATAAAATAGTAGCACACGCCACAGTAAGTCTGTTTGAACAAGAAGGGAAAAAATTACTCCAACTAGGAACAGTAATGACTGATGAAAATTACCAGCGTCAAGGCTTGAGCAGTTTTCTGTTACGACGGATTAGTAACGATTTTGTGCATCAAACTAAAGGTATGTTTTTGTTTGCGAATAATAAGGTGCTGGATTTTTATCCAAAATTTGACTTTTTCCCAGTCCCGGAATATACCGTATTTCAAACCGTTAAAAATACGAATATGACCACAGTATTGACCAAACGTAAGCTGAACCTCGACAATGCAGAGGATCTGAAGCTATTTGAAAACTTGGTAGAACAGGCTGTTTCTAATACACAATTTCAAACTAGAAGTAAAGGTCTAGCCCTTTTCTATTGCTATGCTTATCCCACAATGGGATTTAAAGAATCAATTTATTATATTGAAGAGTTAAACTGTGCTGTCGTGGTACAAGTGGAAAATAATATTTTGTATATGATAGAACTGTTTTCCACGAATGAAGTTGATCTGAACGCAGTGATCAGTTCTTTTGCTGATTTTTCGTTTACAGAGGTTGTTTTCGGATTCACACCGAAGCATACAGAAGGTCTCGAATGGCGAATATGGAAAGAAGACGATCTGCAACTATTTGTTACGCGAGAGCTATTGTCGTTTTTTGAAGAAGAGCGCATGAAAGTGGCGACCTTATCGCATACCTAG
- a CDS encoding LytTR family DNA-binding domain-containing protein has protein sequence MNERLSCIVVDDEEGAHLVLHHYIKDIKKLDLKASFYHPVEAMDYMYDHEVDLIFLDINMPGLNGLEMLRALSNPPLVILTTAYKEYALESYEYRAVDYLVKPFDIRRFMSAIDNVFSRYPSVKPTVLDHPVVLATTATSSVVVKVDGDFVRIMCKDIIYIQSWGNYVKIFTTSGSFVSSLTTAEMEQKLDKDLFMRIHKSYIVSLERVSKISGGSAELDSGEKLPIGSTYRRELLLYFQK, from the coding sequence ATGAATGAGCGTTTGAGCTGCATTGTGGTTGATGATGAAGAAGGGGCACATCTAGTCCTTCATCATTATATCAAGGATATCAAAAAATTGGATCTAAAAGCTTCATTCTATCATCCAGTTGAAGCAATGGATTATATGTATGATCATGAAGTTGATCTTATTTTTCTGGATATCAATATGCCCGGATTGAATGGCTTGGAGATGTTAAGAGCGCTGTCTAATCCTCCCTTGGTAATTTTAACAACAGCTTATAAAGAATATGCTTTGGAAAGTTACGAATATAGAGCGGTCGATTACCTGGTGAAACCCTTTGATATCAGGCGGTTTATGTCAGCGATTGATAACGTTTTCTCCAGATATCCCTCAGTCAAACCTACGGTATTGGATCATCCTGTAGTGCTTGCCACCACGGCAACCTCCTCTGTTGTAGTCAAAGTGGATGGCGACTTTGTTAGGATTATGTGTAAAGACATCATATATATCCAAAGCTGGGGCAATTATGTTAAGATTTTCACCACATCAGGATCCTTTGTGAGTTCGCTAACAACAGCTGAAATGGAACAAAAGTTAGACAAAGATCTTTTTATGCGAATACATAAATCATATATTGTCTCACTGGAGCGTGTCAGTAAAATTTCAGGTGGTTCGGCCGAGCTAGATTCTGGGGAGAAATTGCCGATTGGGTCGACTTACCGGCGGGAGCTTCTGCTGTATTTCCAAAAGTAG
- a CDS encoding GNAT family N-acetyltransferase, translating into MKIRQLTQSDIAELLQTINEAFKDYIVPFQLDIEQLRQKIRTEDIQLTWSVAVFAENKLVAFMIHGLREIDRQFVVYNGGTGVLPEFRGHGLVGKMYRYLIPFFNENKVKRILLEAIESNGAAIRAYEKSGFSINRQLLCFSGAIQPATVSNVARIQPLSDFSWQEFQSFWDILPSWQSAVQSMDSLQPSALGAYIDEKLVGYILFNPGNKRIYQVAVAAECRRKGIGTQLFQALKKEMPAEKISFNNVDAKAKNVKLFLEKQGLVNGINQVEMIKLL; encoded by the coding sequence ATGAAAATACGACAATTAACACAATCAGATATTGCTGAGCTGCTGCAAACTATTAATGAAGCTTTTAAGGATTATATTGTTCCATTTCAGCTAGATATAGAACAATTGCGACAGAAAATCAGAACGGAAGATATTCAGTTAACTTGGTCTGTTGCTGTGTTTGCGGAGAACAAACTTGTCGCATTTATGATACATGGTCTGCGGGAAATAGATCGTCAATTTGTGGTCTACAATGGTGGAACGGGTGTACTGCCTGAATTTCGGGGGCATGGGTTAGTGGGAAAAATGTATCGTTATCTAATCCCGTTTTTTAATGAGAACAAGGTCAAGCGGATTCTTTTGGAAGCAATAGAAAGTAACGGAGCGGCCATCCGTGCCTATGAGAAAAGTGGTTTTTCGATCAACAGACAATTGCTATGTTTCAGTGGTGCCATTCAGCCGGCTACGGTGAGCAATGTGGCGAGAATCCAGCCGCTGTCTGATTTCTCTTGGCAGGAATTTCAATCGTTTTGGGATATTTTACCAAGTTGGCAAAGCGCAGTACAGAGTATGGATAGTTTGCAACCTAGTGCGTTAGGAGCATATATCGACGAAAAACTTGTGGGGTATATTCTTTTTAATCCTGGAAACAAGCGGATATACCAAGTCGCTGTGGCAGCCGAATGTAGGCGGAAAGGAATTGGAACGCAGCTTTTTCAGGCCCTTAAAAAAGAAATGCCAGCGGAAAAAATAAGTTTCAACAACGTTGATGCGAAAGCAAAAAATGTGAAATTATTTTTGGAAAAACAGGGACTGGTCAATGGCATCAATCAAGTTGAAATGATAAAGTTGCTATAA